The following are encoded together in the Pseudomonas xantholysinigenes genome:
- a CDS encoding polyamine ABC transporter substrate-binding protein encodes MRTYLLAPLMLAASVASAADSVKIYNWSSYIAPDTLKQFQQATGIVPTYDVFDSNETLDGKLMTGNSGYDVVFPSNHFMARQIQGKALKKLDKSQLPNWKNLNPVLLKALEVNDPGNQYGFPYLWGSTGIGYNIDKVKAVLGDHAPVDSWDLFFKPEYLSKLKGCGVAVLDNGPELLPIALHYLGLPHHSQNPADYDKAKALLMKVRPYISYFHSSKYTGDLANGDVCLVVGFSGDVLQAKNRAEEANNGVKVGYSIPKEGAPMWFDMVAMPADAPNEKAGYAYMNYLLQPEVMANISNFVQYANGNQQADALVDPALKGNTMIYPSADVMDKLYALEAMPAKIDRIRTRIWTSIKAGN; translated from the coding sequence ATGCGCACCTACCTTCTCGCCCCCTTGATGCTGGCCGCAAGCGTTGCCAGCGCCGCCGACTCGGTGAAGATCTACAACTGGTCGAGCTACATCGCCCCCGACACCTTGAAGCAGTTCCAGCAGGCCACCGGCATCGTGCCCACCTACGATGTGTTCGACAGCAACGAAACCCTCGACGGCAAGCTGATGACCGGCAACTCAGGCTATGACGTGGTGTTTCCGTCCAACCACTTCATGGCCCGGCAGATCCAGGGCAAGGCCCTGAAGAAACTGGACAAGTCGCAGCTGCCGAACTGGAAGAACCTCAACCCCGTGTTGCTCAAGGCGCTGGAGGTGAACGACCCAGGCAACCAGTACGGTTTCCCCTACCTGTGGGGCAGCACCGGCATCGGCTACAACATCGACAAGGTCAAGGCGGTGCTCGGCGACCATGCGCCCGTCGATTCGTGGGACCTGTTCTTCAAGCCCGAGTACCTGTCCAAGCTCAAGGGCTGCGGCGTGGCGGTGCTCGACAATGGCCCCGAACTGCTGCCGATCGCCCTGCACTACCTGGGCCTGCCGCACCACAGCCAGAACCCGGCGGACTACGACAAGGCCAAAGCGTTGCTGATGAAGGTGCGCCCGTACATCAGCTACTTCCACTCCTCGAAGTACACCGGCGACCTGGCCAATGGCGATGTGTGCCTGGTGGTGGGCTTCTCGGGCGATGTGCTGCAGGCGAAGAACCGTGCCGAAGAGGCGAACAACGGCGTGAAGGTGGGTTATTCGATCCCGAAGGAAGGTGCGCCGATGTGGTTCGACATGGTTGCCATGCCCGCCGATGCGCCCAACGAGAAAGCTGGGTACGCGTACATGAACTATCTGCTGCAGCCCGAGGTGATGGCGAACATCAGCAACTTCGTGCAGTACGCCAATGGCAACCAGCAGGCAGACGCCCTGGTCGACCCGGCGCTGAAGGGCAACACGATGATCTACCCGAGCGCGGATGTGATGGACAAGCTGTATGCGCTGGAGGCGATGCCGGCGAAGATCGACCGGATCAGGACGCGGATCTGGACCAGCATAAAAGCAGGCAACTGA
- a CDS encoding osmoprotectant ABC transporter ATP-binding protein OsmV: MIELKNLSKTFNVNGKDVKAVDSVSLTVNEGEICVFLGPSGCGKSTTLKMINRLITPTSGQVFINGEDTSGLDEVTLRRHIGYVIQQIGLFPNMTIEENITVVPRLLGWDKQRCHERARELMSMIKLEPKQYLQRYPRELSGGQQQRIGVIRALAAEAPLLLMDEPFGAVDPINREMIQNEFFEMQRALNKTVIMVSHDIDEAIKLGDKIAIFRAGKLLQLDHPDTLLAHPVDDFVSNFVGQDSTLKRLLLVRAEDAADNAPSVSPETPVSDALELLDEHDRRYVVVTDGQNKALGYVRRRDMHRQQGTCGDFLRPFNATAAHDEHLRILLSRMYEFNRAWLPVLDGEQVFLGEVTQESIAAYLSSGRSRGAKTSIVSPAEAVTS, encoded by the coding sequence ATGATCGAATTGAAGAACCTCAGCAAGACCTTCAACGTCAACGGCAAGGACGTCAAAGCCGTTGACTCGGTAAGCCTCACCGTCAATGAAGGCGAAATCTGCGTGTTCCTCGGCCCCTCGGGCTGCGGCAAGAGCACCACGCTGAAGATGATCAACCGGCTGATCACCCCGACCTCGGGCCAGGTGTTCATCAATGGCGAGGACACCAGCGGCCTGGACGAAGTCACCCTGCGTCGGCACATCGGCTATGTGATCCAGCAGATCGGCCTGTTCCCCAACATGACCATCGAAGAGAACATCACCGTGGTCCCGCGCCTGCTGGGCTGGGACAAGCAGCGCTGCCACGAGCGCGCCCGCGAGCTGATGAGCATGATCAAGCTCGAGCCCAAGCAATACCTGCAGCGCTACCCTCGCGAGTTGTCCGGGGGCCAGCAGCAGCGGATCGGCGTGATCCGCGCACTCGCGGCAGAAGCACCGCTGCTGTTGATGGACGAACCCTTCGGCGCCGTCGACCCGATCAACCGCGAGATGATCCAGAACGAATTCTTCGAGATGCAGCGGGCCCTGAACAAGACCGTGATCATGGTCAGCCACGACATCGACGAAGCGATCAAGCTCGGCGACAAGATCGCCATCTTCCGCGCCGGCAAGCTGCTGCAGCTCGACCATCCCGATACCCTGCTGGCACATCCGGTGGACGACTTCGTCAGCAATTTCGTTGGCCAGGACAGCACGCTCAAACGCCTGCTGTTGGTACGTGCCGAGGACGCCGCCGACAACGCGCCATCGGTGAGCCCGGAAACGCCGGTGAGCGACGCGCTGGAACTGCTGGACGAGCATGACCGGCGCTACGTGGTGGTCACCGATGGGCAGAACAAGGCGCTGGGCTATGTGCGTCGGCGCGACATGCACCGCCAGCAGGGGACGTGCGGGGATTTCCTGCGGCCGTTCAATGCCACGGCGGCGCATGACGAGCATCTGCGCATCCTGCTGTCACGGATGTACGAGTTCAACCGCGCATGGTTGCCGGTGCTGGATGGTGAGCAGGTGTTCCTGGGGGAGGTGACGCAGGAGTCGATTGCGGCCTACCTGAGCTCGGGCAGATCGCGGGGGGCCAAGACCAGTATTGTGTCGCCAGCCGAGGCAGTGACCTCCTGA
- a CDS encoding peptide chain release factor 3, whose product MTNQAAEVAKRRTFAIISHPDAGKTTITEKLLLMGKAISVAGTVKSRKSDRHATSDWMEMEKQRGISITTSVMQFPYREHMINLLDTPGHEDFSEDTYRTLTAVDSALMVLDGGKGVEPRTIALMDVCRLRDTPIVSFINKLDRDIRDPIELLDEIEAVLKIKAAPITWPIGCYRDFKGVYHLTGDYIIVYTPGHGHERTEAKIIQKLDSDEARAHLGDQYDSFVEQLELVQGACHEFDQDEFINGQLTPVFFGTALGNFGVDHVLDAVVDWAPRPLGRVAHERTVEPVEEKFTGFVFKIQANMDPKHRDRIAFMRICSGKYEKGMKMRHVRLNKDLRIGDALTFFSSEREQLEEAFAGDIIGLHNHGTIQIGDTFTEGEALGFTGIPHFAPELFRRVRLKDPLKSKQLRQGLQQLAEEGATQVFFPERSNDIILGAVGVLQFDVVASRLKEEYKVECAYEPITVWSARWIACDDKKKLEEFQNKAMENLAIDGGGHLTYLAPTRVNLSLMEERWPDIKFRATREHH is encoded by the coding sequence ATGACCAACCAGGCCGCCGAAGTCGCGAAGCGCCGCACTTTCGCAATCATTTCCCACCCCGACGCCGGTAAGACCACCATCACCGAGAAGCTCCTGCTGATGGGCAAGGCGATCTCCGTCGCGGGGACCGTGAAGTCGCGCAAGTCCGACCGCCACGCGACCTCCGACTGGATGGAAATGGAGAAGCAGCGCGGCATCTCCATCACCACCTCGGTGATGCAGTTCCCCTACCGCGAGCACATGATCAACCTGCTCGACACCCCCGGCCACGAGGACTTCTCGGAAGACACCTACCGCACCCTGACCGCGGTGGACTCGGCGCTGATGGTGCTCGACGGCGGTAAAGGTGTAGAGCCACGGACCATCGCCCTGATGGACGTGTGCCGCCTGCGTGACACACCAATCGTCAGCTTCATCAACAAACTCGACCGTGACATCCGCGACCCGATCGAACTGCTCGACGAAATCGAGGCGGTGTTGAAGATCAAGGCCGCGCCGATCACCTGGCCAATCGGGTGCTACCGCGACTTCAAGGGCGTGTACCACCTCACCGGCGACTACATCATCGTCTACACCCCGGGCCACGGCCACGAGCGCACCGAGGCCAAGATCATCCAGAAGCTGGATTCCGACGAGGCCCGCGCGCACCTGGGCGACCAGTACGACAGCTTCGTCGAACAGCTGGAGCTGGTGCAGGGCGCCTGCCATGAGTTCGACCAGGACGAGTTCATCAACGGCCAGCTGACCCCGGTGTTCTTCGGTACTGCCCTGGGCAACTTCGGTGTCGACCATGTACTCGACGCGGTCGTCGACTGGGCACCGCGCCCGCTGGGCCGGGTCGCCCACGAGCGGACCGTGGAACCGGTGGAAGAGAAGTTCACCGGCTTCGTGTTCAAGATCCAGGCGAACATGGACCCGAAACACCGCGACCGCATCGCCTTCATGCGCATCTGCTCGGGCAAGTACGAGAAAGGCATGAAGATGCGCCATGTGCGCCTGAACAAGGACCTGCGCATCGGCGACGCGCTGACGTTCTTCTCCTCCGAGCGTGAACAGCTCGAAGAAGCCTTCGCCGGCGACATCATCGGCCTGCACAACCATGGCACTATCCAGATCGGCGACACCTTCACCGAAGGCGAGGCGCTGGGCTTCACCGGCATCCCGCACTTCGCCCCGGAGCTGTTCCGTCGCGTGCGCCTGAAGGACCCGCTGAAATCCAAGCAACTGCGCCAGGGCCTGCAACAGCTGGCCGAAGAGGGCGCGACCCAGGTGTTCTTCCCCGAACGCAGCAACGACATCATCCTCGGTGCGGTCGGTGTGCTGCAGTTCGACGTGGTCGCCAGCCGCCTGAAGGAAGAGTACAAGGTCGAGTGCGCCTATGAGCCGATCACCGTCTGGTCGGCGCGTTGGATTGCCTGCGACGACAAGAAGAAGCTCGAGGAATTCCAGAACAAGGCCATGGAGAACCTGGCCATCGACGGTGGCGGTCACCTGACCTACCTGGCGCCGACCCGGGTCAACCTGTCGTTGATGGAAGAGCGCTGGCCGGACATCAAGTTCCGCGCGACCCGCGAGCATCACTGA
- a CDS encoding cupin domain-containing protein, producing MSITQFKRTDSAILDSSNPVAVPLGEPVAVTSVTCVERSDGVETGIWECTPGRWRRQIVQQEFCHFIKGRCTFTPDGGEPLLIEAGDALMLPANSLGTWDIQETVRKTYVLIF from the coding sequence ATGAGCATCACCCAGTTCAAGCGCACCGACAGTGCCATCCTGGACAGTTCCAACCCGGTCGCCGTACCGCTCGGCGAACCGGTCGCGGTCACCTCGGTCACTTGCGTCGAACGCAGTGACGGCGTCGAGACCGGCATATGGGAATGCACCCCCGGGCGCTGGCGACGGCAGATCGTGCAACAGGAGTTCTGCCATTTCATCAAGGGCCGCTGCACCTTCACCCCAGACGGTGGCGAACCGCTACTCATAGAAGCCGGAGATGCCCTGATGCTACCGGCCAACAGCCTCGGCACCTGGGATATCCAGGAGACCGTGCGCAAGACCTACGTCCTGATTTTCTGA
- a CDS encoding helix-turn-helix domain-containing protein, translating into MYKTLEDVMSELTPERRARIEERGRELIREEMTLQALRKQLEITQESMAERLDVRQGNVSRFENRSDMLISTLRDYLEAMGARLELVAHLPGRAPITIEGLAGDSHIDG; encoded by the coding sequence ATGTACAAGACGCTTGAAGACGTGATGAGCGAGCTGACGCCTGAGCGCAGGGCCAGAATCGAAGAGCGTGGTCGCGAACTGATTCGTGAGGAAATGACGCTTCAGGCCTTGCGTAAACAACTCGAGATCACCCAGGAAAGCATGGCCGAGCGCCTGGACGTTCGTCAGGGCAATGTTTCCAGGTTTGAGAACCGTAGCGATATGTTGATCTCTACGTTGCGTGACTATCTGGAAGCCATGGGCGCAAGATTGGAGCTGGTCGCTCATCTGCCTGGCCGAGCCCCGATAACCATCGAGGGGCTTGCTGGCGATTCGCATATCGATGGTTAA
- a CDS encoding glycine betaine ABC transporter substrate-binding protein, whose amino-acid sequence MKKTIALLLGAALLCAGLAQAMEKPLIRIGARVFTEQTVLAEITAQYLRANGFEVRVTSGLGSNIARQAQETGQLDLMWEYTGVSLVSYNHVDERMPNAAATYARVKALDAQKGLVWLTPSRFSNTYALGLPKAVATAYPQINSISDLNQVLHDEQQRKHLVALDTEFANRPDGLVGLRELYGLPLDRRNIRQMDGGLVYTAMRNNQVFAGLVYTTDGRLDAFDLKLLDDDKHYFPDYTAAPVLRQAVLDAHPQLADLLKPLAERLDDQTMRQLNAKVDVEHQSPAVVAATFLREHPLGEVQP is encoded by the coding sequence ATGAAGAAGACAATCGCCTTGCTCCTGGGCGCGGCCCTGCTTTGCGCAGGCTTAGCCCAGGCCATGGAAAAACCGCTGATCCGCATCGGCGCCCGGGTGTTCACCGAACAGACCGTGCTCGCCGAAATCACCGCCCAGTACCTGCGCGCCAACGGCTTCGAGGTGCGGGTCACCTCCGGCCTTGGCAGCAATATCGCCCGCCAGGCCCAGGAAACCGGCCAGCTCGACCTGATGTGGGAATACACCGGGGTCTCGCTGGTGTCGTACAACCATGTCGACGAGCGCATGCCCAATGCCGCGGCCACCTACGCCCGGGTCAAGGCACTGGATGCGCAGAAGGGCCTGGTCTGGCTGACACCGTCACGGTTCAGCAACACCTACGCCCTGGGCCTGCCCAAGGCGGTCGCCACGGCCTATCCGCAGATCAACTCGATCAGCGACCTCAACCAGGTGCTGCATGACGAGCAGCAGCGCAAGCACCTGGTCGCGCTGGACACCGAGTTCGCCAATCGTCCCGATGGCCTGGTCGGCCTGCGTGAGCTGTACGGCCTGCCGCTGGATCGGCGCAATATCCGCCAGATGGACGGCGGCCTGGTGTACACCGCGATGCGCAATAACCAGGTGTTCGCCGGGTTGGTGTACACCACCGACGGCCGCCTGGACGCCTTCGACCTCAAGCTGCTGGACGACGACAAGCACTACTTCCCCGACTACACCGCCGCCCCCGTGCTGCGCCAGGCGGTACTCGACGCTCATCCGCAACTGGCCGACCTGCTCAAGCCGCTGGCCGAACGACTGGACGACCAGACCATGCGCCAGCTCAACGCCAAGGTCGATGTCGAGCACCAGAGCCCGGCGGTCGTGGCCGCCACCTTCCTGCGTGAGCATCCACTCGGCGAGGTACAGCCATGA
- a CDS encoding TonB-dependent siderophore receptor, with amino-acid sequence MNNNKPLLPLRRMALALAVSVAAGHSYADTLQIPAQPLGSALKQLGQQSNLQLFFSPELVAGKQAPAVSGDLAPEQALQQLLQGSGLTFEQSADTVVVKPAASAGTMTSGSLELAPTDVKVVGDWLGDADQSVVQNHPGARTVIRREAMVEQGAMNVRDVLRGIPGVQVQDSNGTGGSDLSLNVGVRGLTSRLSPRSTVLIDGIPAAFAPYGQPQLSMAPISSGNLDSIDVVRGAGSVRYGPQNVGGVINFVTRAIPEKATGELSTTMETSRHGGWKHTESAFVGGTADNGMGVALLYTGVNGNGYRERNNGNDIDDVMLKTHWAPTDVDEFWLNFHYYDGRADMPGGLTQAQYDHNPYQSLRDYDYFSGRRKDVSFKWLRQIDDATQFEVLTYYTDSFRGSAIAARDMKTLSFYPRNYHTFAIEPRLSRIFFVGPTTQEVSVGYRYLKEAMREQSSRLALIDNVPTVTPTSDGHVFQDRSGGTEASAYYIDDKIDVGNWTITPGIRFEHINTDWRDRPVPDANYRTVPEKNRSITSNEPLPALSVMYHLSDAWKLFANYETSFGSLQYFQLGQGGVGDSTANGLEPEKAKTYEIGTRYDNGHWAGELTAFYIDFDDELQYISNDVGWTNLGATKHQGLEASVRYDLAGLDPRLEGLSVNGGYTYTRATYEGEIPGFKGRDLPFYSRQVATAGLRYAVNRWTWNLDAYAQSKQRAPGTGMNANGSFNGNYITEPSADGQYGDIPGYVTWHARGGYDFGPQLSNLKLAAGVKNLFDKQYFTRSSDNNAGIYVGEPRTFYVQASVGF; translated from the coding sequence CCCGGCGGTGTCCGGCGACCTGGCGCCGGAGCAGGCCTTGCAACAACTGCTGCAGGGCAGCGGATTGACCTTCGAGCAGTCCGCCGACACCGTGGTGGTCAAGCCGGCCGCAAGTGCCGGGACCATGACCAGCGGCAGCCTGGAACTGGCCCCCACGGACGTCAAGGTGGTGGGTGACTGGCTCGGCGATGCCGACCAGAGCGTGGTGCAGAACCATCCCGGCGCGCGTACCGTGATCCGTCGCGAGGCCATGGTGGAGCAGGGCGCGATGAACGTGCGCGACGTGCTGCGCGGCATACCGGGTGTGCAGGTGCAGGACTCCAACGGCACCGGTGGCAGCGACCTGTCACTCAACGTTGGCGTGCGTGGCCTGACCTCGCGCCTGTCGCCGCGCTCCACGGTGCTGATCGATGGCATTCCGGCCGCCTTCGCACCCTATGGCCAGCCACAGCTGTCGATGGCACCGATCTCCTCGGGCAACCTCGACAGCATCGATGTGGTCCGTGGCGCCGGCTCCGTGCGCTATGGCCCGCAGAACGTCGGCGGGGTGATCAACTTCGTCACCCGAGCTATCCCCGAGAAGGCCACCGGCGAGCTGTCGACCACGATGGAAACCTCGCGTCATGGTGGCTGGAAACACACCGAGTCGGCCTTCGTCGGTGGCACCGCCGACAACGGCATGGGCGTGGCCTTGCTGTATACCGGGGTCAACGGCAATGGCTACCGTGAGCGCAACAACGGCAACGACATCGACGATGTGATGCTCAAGACCCACTGGGCGCCGACCGACGTCGACGAGTTCTGGCTCAACTTCCACTATTACGACGGGCGCGCCGACATGCCTGGCGGCCTGACCCAGGCCCAGTACGACCACAATCCTTACCAGTCGCTGCGCGACTACGACTACTTCAGCGGCCGACGCAAGGATGTGTCGTTCAAGTGGCTGCGCCAGATCGACGACGCCACCCAGTTCGAGGTGCTGACCTACTACACCGACAGCTTCCGCGGCAGCGCCATCGCCGCCCGCGACATGAAGACCCTGTCGTTCTACCCGCGCAACTACCACACCTTCGCCATCGAGCCGCGGCTGTCGCGGATCTTCTTCGTCGGCCCGACCACCCAGGAAGTCAGCGTCGGCTATCGCTACCTGAAAGAAGCGATGCGAGAGCAGTCCAGCCGCCTGGCCTTGATCGACAACGTGCCCACCGTGACCCCGACTTCCGACGGCCACGTGTTCCAGGACCGCAGCGGCGGCACCGAGGCCAGCGCCTACTACATCGATGACAAGATCGATGTGGGCAATTGGACCATCACCCCGGGCATTCGCTTCGAGCACATCAACACCGACTGGCGCGACCGCCCGGTGCCGGATGCCAACTACCGCACGGTGCCGGAGAAGAACCGCAGCATCACCAGCAACGAGCCGCTGCCGGCACTGAGCGTGATGTACCACCTGTCCGACGCCTGGAAGCTGTTCGCCAACTACGAGACCTCGTTCGGCAGCCTGCAGTACTTCCAGCTCGGCCAGGGAGGCGTTGGCGACAGCACCGCCAACGGCCTGGAGCCGGAGAAGGCCAAGACCTACGAGATCGGCACCCGCTATGACAACGGCCATTGGGCGGGCGAGTTGACCGCGTTCTACATCGACTTCGACGACGAACTGCAGTACATCAGCAACGATGTCGGCTGGACCAACCTGGGGGCGACCAAGCACCAGGGCCTCGAGGCCTCGGTGCGCTACGACCTGGCTGGGCTCGATCCACGCCTGGAAGGGCTGTCGGTCAATGGTGGCTACACCTACACCCGCGCCACCTATGAAGGGGAGATTCCCGGCTTCAAGGGCCGCGACCTGCCGTTCTACTCGCGCCAGGTGGCCACTGCTGGGCTGCGTTACGCCGTCAACCGCTGGACCTGGAACCTCGACGCCTACGCCCAATCCAAGCAGCGCGCGCCGGGTACCGGGATGAACGCCAATGGCAGCTTCAATGGCAACTACATCACCGAGCCGAGTGCCGACGGGCAGTATGGCGATATTCCGGGGTACGTGACCTGGCATGCCCGCGGCGGGTATGACTTCGGGCCGCAGCTGTCGAACCTGAAGCTGGCCGCCGGGGTGAAGAACCTGTTCGACAAGCAGTATTTCACCCGTTCCAGCGACAACAACGCTGGCATCTATGTGGGTGAGCCGCGCACGTTCTATGTGCAGGCCAGTGTAGGGTTCTGA
- a CDS encoding ABC transporter permease — translation MGWAAVLVILALLVHWIGIDTIARYRDDLGFYLQAHLVLVLASMAAALAVGIPAGIALSRPHRVDKAERFMQFFNVGNTIPPLAVLAIALSILGIGAGPAIFALFLASLLPIVRNTYEGLKNVPASLKEAATGIGMTPRQQLWQVELPNAMPIIVGGVRVALALNVGTAPLAFLIGANSLGSLIFPGIALNNQPQLLLGAACTALLALALDALVSVASKRWLEAGLAR, via the coding sequence ATGGGATGGGCCGCCGTGCTCGTCATCCTGGCCCTGCTGGTCCACTGGATCGGCATCGACACGATCGCCCGCTATCGCGACGATCTTGGGTTCTACCTGCAAGCGCACCTGGTTCTGGTGCTGGCTTCGATGGCGGCGGCGTTGGCCGTGGGCATCCCTGCCGGCATTGCCTTGAGTCGACCGCACAGGGTCGACAAAGCCGAACGCTTCATGCAGTTTTTCAACGTAGGCAACACCATCCCTCCCCTGGCCGTCCTGGCCATCGCCCTGAGTATCCTGGGCATCGGCGCCGGCCCTGCGATCTTCGCGCTGTTCCTCGCCTCCCTGCTGCCCATCGTGCGCAACACCTACGAAGGCCTGAAAAACGTCCCCGCCTCGCTCAAGGAAGCCGCCACCGGTATCGGCATGACCCCGCGCCAGCAGTTGTGGCAAGTGGAGCTGCCCAATGCCATGCCGATCATTGTCGGCGGCGTGCGCGTGGCCCTGGCGCTGAACGTCGGCACCGCGCCCCTGGCGTTCCTGATCGGCGCCAACAGCCTGGGCAGCCTGATCTTCCCCGGCATCGCCCTGAACAACCAGCCGCAGCTGTTGCTGGGTGCCGCGTGCACCGCGCTGCTGGCCCTGGCGCTCGACGCGCTGGTGAGTGTCGCCAGCAAGCGCTGGCTGGAAGCTGGCCTGGCCCGATAA
- a CDS encoding ABC transporter permease gives MNLLDTFAHLDWAQVLQLTGQHITLVGVAVGLAIVVGVPLGILMTRFPVFAGPLQASATVLLTIPSIALFGLLLPFYSKFGQGLGPLPAITAVFLYSLLPILRNTYLALTNVEPGIREAARGIGMTFGQRLRMVELPIAVPVILAGVRTAVVMNIGVMTIAATIGAGGLGVLILTAISRSDMSMLLVGAVLVSLLAIIADLLLQILQRALTPEGLRS, from the coding sequence ATGAACCTGCTCGACACCTTCGCCCACCTCGACTGGGCCCAGGTCCTGCAACTGACTGGGCAGCACATCACCCTGGTCGGCGTCGCCGTGGGCCTGGCCATCGTCGTCGGCGTGCCGCTAGGCATCCTGATGACTCGCTTCCCGGTGTTCGCCGGCCCCCTGCAGGCCAGCGCCACCGTGCTGCTGACCATTCCATCCATCGCCCTGTTCGGCCTGCTGCTGCCGTTCTATTCCAAGTTCGGCCAAGGCCTAGGCCCACTGCCGGCGATCACCGCGGTGTTCCTCTATTCGCTGCTGCCGATCCTGCGCAACACCTACCTGGCCCTGACCAACGTCGAACCCGGCATACGCGAGGCTGCCCGAGGCATCGGCATGACCTTCGGCCAGCGCCTGCGCATGGTCGAGCTGCCCATCGCCGTGCCGGTGATCCTCGCCGGGGTGCGCACCGCCGTGGTGATGAACATCGGTGTGATGACCATCGCCGCCACCATCGGCGCCGGTGGCCTCGGCGTGCTGATCCTCACCGCCATCAGCCGCAGCGACATGTCGATGCTGCTGGTCGGCGCCGTGCTGGTCAGCCTGCTGGCGATCATCGCCGACCTGCTGCTGCAAATCCTGCAACGTGCCCTGACTCCGGAAGGACTGCGCTCATGA
- a CDS encoding type II toxin-antitoxin system RelE/ParE family toxin: MRLREYSLRGILMRWSIGMCREFSAELQALTKVVQDELLAQLHLLKHFGPALGRPHVDTLKGSRHSNMKELRFNADGGVWRVAFAFDRSRAALLLVAGDKAGISERRFYGNLITRADERFDRHLSRG; encoded by the coding sequence ATGCGCTTGAGGGAATATTCCCTTAGAGGTATTTTAATGCGGTGGTCAATTGGAATGTGCCGAGAGTTCAGCGCTGAACTGCAAGCGCTGACCAAGGTAGTCCAGGATGAATTGCTGGCTCAGCTTCATCTGCTCAAGCATTTTGGCCCCGCATTGGGTCGTCCACATGTGGACACGCTGAAGGGCTCGAGGCATTCGAACATGAAAGAGTTGAGGTTCAACGCAGATGGTGGGGTATGGCGAGTCGCATTCGCTTTCGACCGTTCGCGCGCTGCATTGTTGCTCGTCGCGGGAGACAAGGCTGGCATCAGTGAGCGCAGATTTTATGGAAACCTGATTACCCGTGCCGATGAACGGTTTGATCGACATTTGTCCAGAGGTTGA